From Amphiprion ocellaris isolate individual 3 ecotype Okinawa chromosome 10, ASM2253959v1, whole genome shotgun sequence, one genomic window encodes:
- the dhrs1 gene encoding dehydrogenase/reductase SDR family member 1 has translation MSLSGWVCVVTGASRGIGRGIALQLSEAGATVYITGRQEKTLKETAAQVNERGGRCLPAVCDSTKTEDIEQLFERIKREQNGRLDILVNNAYAGVQDIFDNMGKKFWETDPSIWDTINNAGLRGHYFFSVFGARLMVAQGRGLIVTISSFGGMRYLFNVPYGVGKAACDRLAADMAVELKSRGVVSVSLWPGAVQTELVTQLVVEKETPQGINPQFKTVFDNGETTELSGRCIVNLAKDKNLMSLTGKILMTCDLARRYGVKDVDGRSVADYTCVKYLLSQSPYLSWLSYVVPSFIRVPHFVITLANSKF, from the exons ATGTCCCTGTCTGGCTGGGTGTGTGTGGTAACTGGTGCCTCCAGGGGTATTGGCAGAGGAATAGCTCTCCAGCTGTCTGAGGCGGGAGCTACTGTCTACATCACAGGACGCCAGGAGAAGACTCTGAAAGAAACTGCTGCACAG GTGAACGAGAGAGGTGGGAGGTGTTTGCCAGCTGTCTGTGATTCTACAAAAACCGAAGACATCGAGCAGCTGTTTGAGCGGATCAAACGTGAGCAGAATGGCAGACTGGATATACTGGTTAATAATGCCTACGCAGGAGTACAG GATATCTTCGATAACATGGGGAAGAAGTTCTGGGAAACTGACCCATCTATTTGGGATACCATCAACAATGCAGGCCTCAG GGGTCActattttttctcagtttttgggGCCCGGTTGATGGTTGCTCAGGGCCGAGGTTTGATAGTGACCATTTCATCTTTTGGGGGGATGCGGTACCTCTTCAACGTGCCATATGGTGTTGGTAAAGCTGCA tgTGACAGGCTGGCAGCTGATATGGCTGTCGAGCTGAAAAGCAGAGGAGTGGTTTCTGTCAGCCTGTGGCCGGGAGCCGTACAAACGGAGCTCGTCACTCAGCTTGTAGTGGAGAAAGAGACCCCACAGGGTATAAATCCTCAG TTTAAAACTGTCTTCGACAATGGAGAAACCACAGAGCTGAGCGGAAGGTGCATTGTCAACCTGGCAAAAG ATAAAAATCTGATGTCACTGACTGGGAAAATACTCATGACTTGTGACCTGGCAAGGCGCTATGGAGTAAAGGATGTTGATg GGCGGAGCGTGGCGGACTACACTTGCGTAAAATACCTCCTGAGCCAGTCTCCATATCTCTCCTGGCTCTCATATGTTGTCCCCTCTTTCATTCGCGTGCCACACTTTGTGATCACCCTAGCAAATAGCAAGTTCTAA